The Hyalangium gracile genome contains a region encoding:
- a CDS encoding choice-of-anchor D domain-containing protein: MRQGRGWGRVIGLAVLTAMTAACHEPGNTRSVQAAAVVDKDQLDFGEVPVGEWREQKVLIRNVGYVPFSALEALALEGNASYEVELVEGGRVMPGEAKEVAVRFHPLREGLIEEQLRVATDANTGAESTVRVRGQGAPTPIRIAPPVLDFETLEVESDRTLTLTVTNPVDLPLTVKVAGDGSDPFSTDVVTIPPFSTQEVRTKYLPRDLGQMGALVEVRACEGCTPTTAQLAGNSVASAFVFEPTPVPFAPIPVHESTESRAKVRNITWRPVTIASLSTTDYSFAPLNSLAGQTVAPGEAVELKMQFAARRSGPNMAELNVHYQSDKQRQSQVMLDARGGQPTLAVAPAALDFGELPVGGKVAQVIRISNGGSNGNLLFLGVSGGGASAHFDVGVPKRGAQSYPWKGGTWPALEADSLAIAPANDFVELTVYFEPQAEGSHQATLTLRSSDPFTPERTVVLTGRARASGPCVYELRPQPGLDFGNVPPGRGAVLGIYMRNPGRAECAVKNIHISKDGGGAFFMPGGPLTGGVLPYDTAFSTQVAFRPPTAGAYTGELKMTVNNPSYPTVTLPLKGMSQATCLVAAPNYVDFGPIRYDCATEPRRTLVSNQCPYPITVDTAEIGTGTSPQFQLTTPLTMPRELAPGAGFELEVTYARNVHGQHYSPLFVKANNEPSPLVIPLLAETNHEGIQLDKFIQGTDSQLDVLFVVSNTTTMEAFQQRLQAAIPGWLERARQEGVDMRVSVTTTGLVPRGTACGGPAQGGEAGRLVPVDGHRQRVVSSMAAEAATSLQANVSVGVCHNLVQGLETTRQALSSPLVDSQDDPRTPLPNDGNAGFLRPTARLAVVVLSDEDDHSGFGTDSYIQFLQAIKGPGMSHRTQLYALVPDGSCSTAEEAAPRFSTVAQATGGAVGSVCAGDYGPFLAQVIGRAGDPQADFPLTATPSGTAEMSVRVQGRTVEPSLWRYDAARNALVFQPAAVPKTGENIQIRYRSICAAPPTP; this comes from the coding sequence ATGAGGCAGGGGCGGGGCTGGGGACGGGTCATCGGGCTGGCGGTGCTGACAGCCATGACGGCGGCGTGCCACGAGCCGGGGAACACTCGCTCGGTGCAGGCGGCCGCGGTGGTCGACAAGGATCAGCTCGACTTCGGCGAGGTGCCCGTCGGGGAGTGGCGGGAGCAGAAGGTGCTGATCCGCAACGTGGGCTACGTGCCCTTCTCCGCGCTGGAGGCGCTGGCCCTGGAGGGCAACGCCTCCTATGAGGTGGAGCTGGTGGAGGGCGGCCGGGTGATGCCGGGCGAGGCCAAGGAAGTGGCGGTGCGCTTCCACCCGCTGCGCGAGGGCCTCATCGAGGAGCAGCTGCGCGTGGCGACGGACGCCAACACCGGCGCCGAGAGCACCGTGAGGGTGCGCGGCCAGGGCGCTCCGACGCCCATCCGCATCGCCCCGCCCGTGCTGGACTTCGAGACGCTGGAGGTCGAGAGCGACCGGACGCTGACGCTCACCGTGACCAACCCGGTGGACCTGCCGCTCACGGTGAAGGTGGCCGGTGACGGCTCCGATCCGTTCTCCACGGATGTCGTCACCATCCCGCCCTTCAGCACGCAGGAGGTGCGCACGAAGTACCTGCCGCGCGACCTGGGCCAGATGGGCGCGCTGGTGGAGGTGCGGGCCTGCGAGGGGTGCACGCCCACCACGGCGCAGCTGGCGGGCAACTCGGTGGCCAGCGCCTTCGTCTTCGAGCCGACGCCGGTGCCCTTCGCGCCCATCCCCGTGCACGAGAGCACCGAGAGCCGGGCGAAGGTGCGCAACATCACCTGGCGGCCGGTGACGATCGCCAGCCTGAGCACGACGGATTACTCCTTCGCGCCGCTCAACAGCCTGGCGGGCCAGACGGTGGCCCCGGGCGAGGCGGTGGAGCTGAAGATGCAGTTCGCCGCGCGGCGCTCGGGCCCGAACATGGCCGAGCTGAACGTGCACTACCAGTCGGACAAGCAGCGCCAGTCCCAGGTGATGCTGGACGCTCGGGGCGGGCAGCCCACGCTCGCGGTGGCGCCGGCGGCGCTGGACTTCGGCGAGCTGCCCGTGGGCGGCAAGGTGGCCCAGGTCATCCGCATCTCCAACGGCGGCAGCAACGGCAACCTGCTCTTCCTGGGCGTGAGCGGCGGCGGGGCATCGGCGCACTTCGACGTGGGCGTGCCCAAGCGCGGCGCGCAGTCCTACCCGTGGAAGGGCGGCACCTGGCCGGCGCTGGAGGCGGACTCGCTGGCCATTGCACCGGCCAATGACTTCGTGGAGCTCACCGTCTACTTCGAGCCCCAGGCGGAGGGCAGCCACCAGGCCACGCTCACGCTGCGCTCGAGCGATCCCTTCACCCCGGAGCGCACCGTCGTCCTCACGGGGCGGGCGCGCGCCAGCGGCCCGTGCGTGTACGAGCTGCGGCCGCAGCCGGGGCTGGACTTTGGCAACGTGCCGCCGGGCCGGGGCGCGGTGCTGGGCATCTACATGCGCAACCCGGGCCGGGCCGAGTGCGCGGTGAAGAACATCCACATCTCCAAGGACGGGGGCGGGGCCTTCTTCATGCCGGGCGGTCCGCTCACGGGCGGCGTGCTGCCGTACGACACGGCCTTCAGCACGCAGGTGGCCTTCCGGCCGCCCACGGCGGGCGCCTACACGGGCGAGCTGAAGATGACGGTCAACAACCCGAGCTACCCCACGGTGACGCTGCCCCTCAAGGGCATGTCCCAGGCCACGTGCCTGGTGGCCGCGCCCAACTACGTGGACTTCGGGCCCATCCGCTATGACTGCGCGACGGAGCCGCGGCGCACGCTGGTCTCCAACCAGTGCCCGTACCCGATCACCGTGGACACGGCGGAGATCGGCACCGGCACGAGCCCCCAGTTCCAGCTCACCACGCCGCTCACCATGCCGCGCGAGCTGGCCCCGGGCGCGGGCTTCGAGCTGGAGGTGACGTACGCGCGCAACGTGCACGGCCAGCACTACAGCCCGCTCTTCGTCAAGGCCAACAACGAGCCCTCCCCGCTCGTCATCCCGCTGCTGGCGGAGACGAACCACGAGGGCATCCAGCTGGACAAGTTCATCCAGGGCACGGACAGCCAGCTCGACGTCCTCTTCGTGGTGTCCAACACCACCACCATGGAGGCCTTCCAGCAGCGGCTGCAGGCGGCCATCCCCGGGTGGCTGGAGCGCGCCCGCCAGGAGGGCGTGGACATGCGCGTGAGCGTCACCACCACGGGCCTCGTGCCGCGTGGGACGGCGTGCGGCGGGCCCGCCCAGGGCGGTGAGGCCGGGCGCCTGGTCCCGGTGGACGGCCACCGCCAGCGCGTGGTGAGCAGCATGGCGGCCGAGGCGGCCACCTCGCTCCAGGCCAACGTGAGCGTCGGCGTCTGCCACAACCTGGTGCAGGGCCTGGAGACCACCCGGCAGGCGCTGTCCTCGCCCCTGGTGGACAGCCAGGACGACCCGCGCACCCCACTGCCCAACGACGGCAACGCCGGCTTCCTGCGGCCGACGGCGCGCCTGGCGGTGGTAGTGCTCTCGGACGAGGATGACCACTCGGGCTTCGGGACGGACAGCTACATCCAGTTCCTCCAGGCCATCAAGGGCCCGGGCATGTCCCACCGCACCCAGCTCTACGCCCTGGTGCCCGACGGCAGCTGCAGCACGGCGGAGGAGGCCGCGCCCCGCTTCTCCACGGTGGCCCAGGCCACGGGCGGCGCGGTGGGCTCGGTGTGCGCGGGGGACTACGGGCCCTTCCTGGCCCAGGTCATCGGCCGAGCGGGGGACCCGCAGGCCGACTTCCCCCTCACCGCCACCCCGTCCGGCACCGCCGAGATGTCGGTCAGGGTCCAGGGCAGGACGGTGGAGCCCTCGCTCTGGCGGTACGATGCCGCGCGCAACGCCCTGGTCTTCCAGCCCGCCGCGGTACCGAAGACGGGCGAGAACATCCAGATCCGCTACCGCAGCATCTGCGCGGCCCCGCCAACTCCGTAA
- a CDS encoding alpha/beta fold hydrolase, with protein MPPSFESFTVLSQAVAVHVRERNPKGSPAVLFLHGWLDHSHTFDWVLEHLPDAWRILLLDFRGMGRSEHIPLGAHYSFPDYLLDVEAVLDDLKLSEVHIIGHSLGGIVGTAYAAARPTRVKSLTLLESLGPWGGNPDEALERLRSFLDDSQRPPHRKHYPTVEAAAARLRENNPTLTEAASLHLARHGSESSEGGYRFRFDPRHRRRFGVSWDEAQWLVVSSAVTCPVQVIHGSQGIPMDDARAKARLLALRSPKVLTLSGGHHVHLEQPEAVARAAEHFIRGASAQPQG; from the coding sequence GTGCCCCCATCCTTCGAGTCCTTCACCGTTCTCTCCCAGGCCGTCGCCGTCCACGTTCGCGAGCGCAACCCGAAGGGCTCCCCCGCCGTGCTGTTCCTCCACGGCTGGCTGGACCACTCGCACACCTTCGACTGGGTGCTGGAGCACCTGCCGGACGCCTGGCGCATCCTCCTGCTCGACTTCCGAGGCATGGGGCGCAGCGAGCACATCCCCCTGGGCGCCCACTACTCCTTCCCGGACTACCTGCTGGACGTGGAGGCCGTCCTGGACGATCTCAAGCTGAGCGAGGTGCACATCATCGGGCACTCGCTCGGCGGCATCGTCGGCACCGCCTACGCCGCGGCGCGCCCCACGCGGGTGAAGAGCCTCACCCTGCTGGAGAGCCTGGGCCCCTGGGGCGGCAACCCGGACGAGGCGCTGGAGCGGCTGCGCTCCTTCCTGGATGACTCGCAACGCCCGCCGCACCGCAAGCACTACCCCACCGTGGAGGCCGCCGCGGCCCGGCTCCGGGAGAACAACCCCACGCTCACCGAGGCCGCCTCGCTCCACCTGGCCCGCCACGGCTCCGAGTCCTCCGAGGGCGGCTACCGCTTCCGCTTCGATCCGCGCCACCGCCGCCGCTTCGGCGTGAGCTGGGACGAGGCCCAGTGGCTCGTCGTCTCCTCCGCCGTCACCTGCCCGGTGCAGGTGATCCACGGCAGCCAGGGCATCCCCATGGATGACGCCCGAGCGAAAGCCCGCCTGCTCGCTCTACGCTCTCCCAAAGTGCTCACCTTGTCCGGTGGGCACCACGTCCACCTGGAGCAGCCAGAGGCCGTGGCTCGCGCGGCGGAGCACTTCATCCGCGGAGCCTCGGCTCAGCCCCAGGGGTAG